A single region of the Vidua macroura isolate BioBank_ID:100142 chromosome 12, ASM2450914v1, whole genome shotgun sequence genome encodes:
- the TSPAN3 gene encoding tetraspanin-3, which produces MGQCGITSSKTVLVFLNLIFWAAAGILCYVGAYVFITYDDYDHFFEDVYTLIPAVIIIAVGTLLFIIGLIGCCATIRESRCGLATFVIILLLVFITEVVVVVLGYIYRAKVEDEVDHSIRKVYNRYNGTNPDAASRAIDYVQRQLRCCGIHNYSDWENTIWFKQTKNNSVPLSCCKAALSNCTGSLTHPMDLYSEGCEALVVKKLQEIMMYVIWAALAFAAIQLLGMLCACIVLCRRSRDPAYELLIAGGTYA; this is translated from the exons GCAGCAGCAGGCATCCTGTGCTACGTGGGAGCCTATGTGTTCATCACATATGATGACTACGATCACTTCTTTGAAGATGTCTATACGCTAATTCCAGCTGTTATCATCATAGCTGTGGGAACGCTGCTTTTCATTATTGGACTGATTGGCTGCTGCGCTACCATTCGAGAGAGTCGCTGTGGGCTGGCTACG TTTGTGATCATCTTGCTCTTGGTTTTTATCACCGAAGTTGTGGTTGTGGTTCTTGGATACATTTACAGAGCAAAG GTGGAGGATGAAGTGGATCACAGCATTCGGAAAGTGTACAATCGATACAACGGGACCAATCCCGATGCAGCCAGTCGTGCTATTGACTATGTACAGAGGCAG CTGCGCTGCTGTGGGATCCATAACTATTCAGACTGGGAGAATACTATCTGGttcaaacaaactaaaaacaaCAGTGTGCCCCTCAGCTGTTGCAAAGCAGCCCTCAGCAATTGCACTGGCAGTTTGACCCACCCCATGGACCTTTATTCGGAG GGGTGTGAGGCTCTGGTTGTAAAGAAGCTTCAGGAGATCATGATGTATGTCATCTGGGCAGCACTAGCATTTGCTGCTATTCAG cttctGGGCATGTTGTGTGCCTGTATAGTTCTATGTAGGAGGAGTCGGGATCCTGCCTACGAGCTGCTCATTGCTGGTGGAACCTATGCCTAG